GAACACTACGAAAATTCAGATGTTGGGGTTGAACTCCTGAAAACTGCGTGTGTTGGTGGTACAACCATGGTAACTGCGGGAAATGCAGTTAGAACCTGCCAAAAAAGGCTGAAAAAGTTTGGAATCAACCTTGAAGAGGAGTTTCGTGAAGCTGAATCTGAAATGGGTGTTGGAACACTTCCAGACAGCCACTTCGGTGAGGGTACCTTGAGGATAATGGCTGCAGCAGAATCTTTGGGAATAGATGTCCAGAAAATGCCAAAATCAATAAATCCCAGTTTATGCAAGCCCTGCGGTAAATGTGCCTTTGGATGTCCAAAAAATGCCAAATGGACAAGTCTTGAATATGTTGAGGATGCAAAGAAATTAGGTGCAAAGGTGGTTGAGAACACAGAGGTCACAGAACTGATCATCAAAGATGGAAAGGTTAAGGGTGTTAAAAACCATGAAAAAGAGTTTTATGCAGATGAAGTTGTTTTAGCTCCAGGGGCCGTTGAAACACCACGTCTTTTGAGAAGAGCTGGACTTGATGCAGGAGATAACTTCTTCGTTGACACCTTCGTGACTGTTGGCGGTATTTTGAAGGGTGTGGAATTCAACAAAGAGGTTCAGATGAACGCACTCATAAAAAAATCTGAGGATGTTATCCTTGCACCACATTTCTCTGAGATACTGGTTGACAAACTCAGTGCCCACCATGCCAAGGGTAAGGACATAATTGGGTTGATGGTTAAGATAAAGGATGAAGCTTCTGGTAAGGTCAGGGAAGATTCAATAGTCAAGTACAGCACTGCAAATGATGTGGCCCTTTTATCTGAGGGTTCAGCACTTGCAGGTTCTATACTCACTGAGTCAGGTGTTGACCCAAACACATTAAAATCAACCCATGCACGTGGAGCCCATCCTGGTGGAACCGCTGCAGTGGGTTA
This genomic stretch from Methanobacterium aggregans harbors:
- a CDS encoding FAD-dependent oxidoreductase, giving the protein MKNIVVVGSGAGGATVARELSKKGVNVTLLEKGPFIKPKKAYEHYENSDVGVELLKTACVGGTTMVTAGNAVRTCQKRLKKFGINLEEEFREAESEMGVGTLPDSHFGEGTLRIMAAAESLGIDVQKMPKSINPSLCKPCGKCAFGCPKNAKWTSLEYVEDAKKLGAKVVENTEVTELIIKDGKVKGVKNHEKEFYADEVVLAPGAVETPRLLRRAGLDAGDNFFVDTFVTVGGILKGVEFNKEVQMNALIKKSEDVILAPHFSEILVDKLSAHHAKGKDIIGLMVKIKDEASGKVREDSIVKYSTANDVALLSEGSALAGSILTESGVDPNTLKSTHARGAHPGGTAAVGYVVDKNLETKIPGLFVADASVLPEAPGAPPVLTIVALAKRLGKYLG